The Vibrio tubiashii genome includes a window with the following:
- a CDS encoding ABC transporter ATP-binding protein gives MLSVTNLSKSFDDPQQGKSYVLKGVNLSVEAGEFVAVLGKSGCGKSTLIKCLSGMHDACSGQIQAAENLVSGYVFQEPRLLPWYTVKQNLQLAFNKQLRNSDEALKAIESALTLTGILDKIDAFPNQLSGGMAQRVAIARSLCRKPNLLYMDEPFSALDALTRQNMQTELKRIHQKTQCSVIFITHDVREAVALADRILVIENGVFKFEYDVKQSSLTREQLTQTIIQQSFNH, from the coding sequence ATGCTATCCGTCACTAATTTATCCAAGTCATTTGATGATCCGCAACAAGGGAAATCTTATGTCCTTAAAGGCGTCAATCTAAGCGTCGAAGCGGGAGAATTTGTCGCCGTCTTAGGTAAAAGTGGTTGTGGTAAAAGTACGCTGATTAAATGCTTATCAGGTATGCATGATGCCTGTAGTGGGCAAATTCAAGCTGCAGAAAACTTGGTTTCAGGTTACGTATTCCAAGAGCCTCGCTTGTTACCTTGGTATACCGTCAAACAAAACCTTCAATTAGCGTTTAACAAGCAGCTACGAAACTCTGACGAGGCACTTAAGGCTATTGAAAGCGCGTTAACGTTAACAGGCATACTCGACAAAATTGACGCCTTCCCGAATCAACTTAGCGGTGGGATGGCTCAACGCGTCGCCATAGCCCGTTCTTTGTGCCGGAAGCCTAATCTTCTGTATATGGATGAACCCTTCAGCGCATTGGATGCTTTGACCCGTCAGAACATGCAGACCGAATTAAAACGTATCCATCAGAAAACACAATGTAGCGTTATCTTTATAACTCACGATGTTCGAGAAGCAGTAGCACTCGCTGATCGTATTTTGGTGATTGAAAATGGCGTATTTAAATTTGAATACGACGTAAAACAATCAAGTTTAACTCGTGAACAGCTAACACAAACCATTATCCAGCAATCATTCAACCATTAG
- a CDS encoding ABC transporter permease, whose translation MNLSSQSSRTYWLKSLVVPTLIVTVWHLATTYGDISSYILPSPITVVTAFTDMLMSGELAEHIRASLHRVGIGFGTTAVLAIAFAMLFVRFQGLYDYFEFLFECLRAIPALAFSPLFIVWMGIGEAPKLMIILFASFFPVFLNAYGGLQNVDKKYLELGRSLELSQSEIIRHIRLPAALPQIITGLRLGFGYSWRALMGAELIAAASGLGFLIVDAEELARTDKAMAGIIVIGILGFCLDFIFKKVTAHAIRH comes from the coding sequence ATGAACTTAAGTTCTCAATCTTCTCGGACTTATTGGTTAAAGTCTCTAGTTGTCCCTACCCTTATCGTAACCGTATGGCACTTAGCTACCACCTATGGTGATATCAGTAGCTACATCTTACCATCACCTATTACGGTCGTAACTGCATTCACGGATATGTTGATGAGCGGTGAACTAGCCGAACACATACGTGCCAGTCTTCATCGAGTTGGTATTGGGTTCGGTACAACAGCTGTATTAGCGATTGCATTCGCCATGCTATTTGTTCGCTTTCAAGGTCTATACGATTACTTCGAATTTCTATTTGAATGTCTGCGCGCAATCCCAGCTTTAGCGTTCAGCCCTTTATTTATCGTTTGGATGGGAATTGGTGAAGCGCCAAAGTTGATGATCATCTTGTTTGCCTCTTTTTTCCCCGTGTTTCTCAACGCATATGGCGGCTTACAAAATGTCGATAAGAAATACCTAGAGCTAGGCCGAAGCCTTGAGCTTAGCCAAAGTGAAATCATTAGACACATTCGCTTGCCTGCGGCACTGCCACAAATCATTACCGGGCTTAGATTAGGGTTTGGATACAGTTGGCGTGCCTTGATGGGCGCAGAACTCATTGCCGCGGCGTCAGGTTTGGGGTTTCTCATTGTAGATGCCGAAGAATTGGCGCGAACCGATAAAGCGATGGCAGGGATCATCGTTATTGGCATCCTTGGCTTTTGCTTAGATTTCATCTTTAAGAAGGTTACCGCACATGCTATCCGTCACTAA